The Flavobacterium sp. 20NA77.7 genome includes the window TTATCATATTCACAACATTGTTAAACCTGTTTCAAAAGCAGGACATGCTACAAAAGTAATTTTCTTAACTGCAGATGCGTTTGGTGTGATGCCTCCTGTATCTAAATTAACTCCCGAACAAACAAAGTATTATTTCCTTTCAGGTTTTACAGCTAAATTAGCTGGAACAGAAAGAGGGGTTACACAACCTGAACCAACTTTTTCGGCGTGTTTTGGAAAAGCATTTTTATCCTTGCATCCCACAAAATATGGAGAAGAATTAGTTAAGAAGATGGAAGCACATCACGCAACGGCTTACATGGTTAACACAGGATGGAACGGAACAGGAAAACGTATTTCTATAAAAGATACACGTGCTATTATTGATGCCATTTTAGATGGTTCAATTGAAAAAGCAACTACTAAAGTAGTGCCAATTTTTAATTTTGAAGTTCCAACAGCGCTACATGATGTTAATTCAGCAATTTTAGACCCAAGAGACACGTATGCAGATGCAACCGAATGGGAAACGAAAGCAACAGATTTAGCCTCAAGATTCATTAAAAATTTCGTTCAATATACAGACAACGAAGAAGGAAAATCTTTAGTTGCAGCCGGACCACAATTGTAATTTAATGTACTACATAAAAAAGCCCAAAGTGAAAACTTTGGGCTTTTTCTTTTTGATGTATGTGTACTATTATTTTCCTTTATTTACTTCTGCAACATATTTTTCAAGAGCACCTGTCATTGATGGTGTACCTGGAGCTGGAGCCATAATGTCAATGCGAAGACCGTGATCTAAAGCTTCTTTTTTAGTTGTTTCTCCAAAAACAGCAATTCTTGTGTCGTTTTGTTTAAAATCTGGAAAATTCTTAAACAAAGATTTAATTCCTGTCGGACTAAAAAACGCTAAAATATCATAATAAACATCTTTTAAATCAGATAAATCACTCATTACGGTTCTGTAAAATATACCTTGTTTCCAATCTACTTTTAGGCCGTCTAATGTTTGAGGAACATCTGCATTTAATTGGTCCGTATTTGGTAATAAGAATTTTTCGTCTTTATATTTTTTAATTAAAGGTGTTAAATCTGCAAATTCTTTTGGCCCCACATAAATTTTACGTTTTCTATACACCACATATTTTTGAAGATAAAAAGCAATAGCTTCAGATTGACAAAAATATTTTAAGTCTTCAGGTACTTTATAGCGCATCTCTTCAGCTACTCTAAAGAAATGGTCTACCGAATTTTTACTTGTAAAAATAATAGCAGTAAAATTATTTAAATCTATTTTTTGTGCCCTAACCTCTTTTGCCGAAACGCCTTCCACGTGAATAAAAGGTCTAAAGTCAACTTTAACCTTCAATTTGTTTTGTAGTTCATAATAAGGGGAATTTTCCACCTTTGGCTCTGGTTGTGAAACCAAAATAGTTTTCACTTTTAAATTTGACATATCTAACAAATACTATTTTTTTGTTATCCAATAATACATGAAATAATATGGTGCTATTTCAAGGGTGCAAAGATACAAAATAAAATAAAATAATTTGCCTAAGATTAATTTTTGATAGGTCTTAATTAAAAAATAATACGTGATGAGGTTATATATGACAAAAACAGCCAAAATAATATAAAATGCAACTTGTAAAGGAGTGTGATTGTAGTATAAAATAATATTAACAGGTAATAATAGTAATCCAAAAAAAGCTCTATAATTTACTTTTACCAAATTAAATTGATCTACAAATCCTTCTGCATTTAATGTGTTCCCAATGATTTTTTCAATTAAGAATTTAGATAAAATAAAAACAAATAAAAAGGTAATAATTTGAATGAATGTAATGTAATTTGAAAGTTCTGAATACCCAAAATAGCTTAAAAGTAATAAGATGAAGAATGAAAATGAAATAAGTTGAATAACAAACATAGAAACCGTAAACCAGTTTAATAAATTACTGGTGTCTTTATAAATCTTGTGATATTTATCGGAAACACCAATTTTTATAAATTCATTAAAACGAACTTCAAACACCGTTTTGTTTGCGGCAATAATTACCAAAGCTAGTATAAACAACACAGTTGCCCAATCTTTGCTAATTAAAATTCGTTCGCTTAATAGTACTACATTCATAATGCAAATGTAGCAAAAAATAGTAGTACCAATAATTATAAAATTATTAAGATATTTAAAATAAAAATAGCTTAATTTTGTGCCACAAATAAAAGTATATGTCCGCAGGAATTGTAATTATCCCCACGTATAATGAAATTGAAAACATAGAACGCATTATCCATGCGGTGTTTCAGTTGCCCTCTACCTTTCATGTATTAATTGTAGATGACAATTCGCCAGATGGCACAGCTTCAAAAGTTAAAGAATTACAAAAACAGTATACGGACAAACTTTTTTTAGAAGTTAGAGAAAAGAAAGCAGGTTTAGGAACGGCTTATGTGCATGGTTTTAAATGGGCTTTGCAACATGATTATCCGTTTATTTATGAGATGGATGCCGATTTTTCACATAATCCAACTGATTTAGAAAAATTATACACTACTTGTCAAAATGGAGCTGATTTAGCCATTGGGTCAAGGTATTCACAAGGTGTAAATGTGGTCAATTGGCCCCTAAGTAGAGTATTGCTTTCTTATTTTGCTTCGGTATATGTGCGTTTGATAACAGGTATGAAAATTCATGACGCTACGGCTGGCTTTGTTTGTTACAAAAGACAAGTACTAGAAGTGATTGATTTAAATAAAATAAAATTTGTAGGCTACGCGTTTCAAATTGAAATGAAATACCGCGTTTTTGTCAAGAAATTTAAAATACAAGAAGTACCTATTATTTTTACAGACCGCACATTAGGCGAGTCTAAAATGAGTGGAGCTATTATAAGAGAAGCCGTGTTTGGCGTGTTACTATTACGCATAAAAAATATTTTTAAAAGTTTATAAAATCCCCATATGAGTACCTTTTTAATTAAAAATGCTAAGATTGTAAATGAAGGCAAAACCTTCGAAGGTGATGTATTAATTGAAGATGAACTAATTACTCAAATTGACACAAGCATTAGCGCAAAACCCAATTATACGGTTTTAGACGCAGAAGGGAGTTATTTATTGCCAGGTGCGATAGACGACCAAGTGCATTTTAGAGAACCTGGGTTAACACACAAAGGGACAATCGCTTCGGAAAGTAGAGCAGCCGTGGCAGGTGGAATTACTTCATTTATTGAGCAACCTAATACAGTTCCAAATGCTGTAACGCAAGAATTATTAGAAGACAAGTATCAAATAGCTGCGACATCTTCTTATGCAAATTATTCGTTTATGATGGGCGGGACTAACGATAATTTGGAAGAAATTCTCAAAACAAACCCTAGAAACGTTGCGGGCTTGAAGTTGTTTTTAGGCTCGTCAACAGGAAATATGTTGGTTGATGATCAAGAAACGTTAGAAAAAATATTTTCGTCAACAAAGCTTCTCATTGCGGTACATTGTGAAGACGAAGGTACAATTAAAGCTAATTTAGCCGCCTATACAGCAGAATTTGGCGAAGATATTCCTGTAACAAAACACCATTTAATTAGAAGCGAAGAAGCATGTTACTTATCTTCATCAAAAGCCATTGAATTAGCTAAAAAAACAGGTGCGCGTTTGCATGTTTTTCATTTGTCAACTGCAAAAGAAATGGAATTGTTTACCAATAAAATTCCGTTAGAAGAAAAACAAATTACGGCCGAAGTATGCATACATCATCTGTGGTTTACAGACGAAGATTATGCAACAAAAGGTAATTTTATTAAGTGGAATCCAGCGGTAAAAACAGCAAAAGACAAAGACGCTCTTTGGAAAGCATTGTTGAATGACACCATTGATGTCATTGCAACAGATCATGCACCACATACGTTGGAAGAAAAAAATCAAAAATACACAAAAGCACCTTCGGGAGGACCATTAGTGCAACATGCTTTAGTTGCATTATTTGAAGCGCATTATCAAGGGAAAATTTCGGTTGAAAAAATAGTAGAAAAATTTTGCCATAATCCAGCAAAAATTTTCAAAATAGAAAAAAGAGGTTTCATTCGAGAAGGCTATTATGCCGATTTAGTTTTGGTACAACCGCAACAACCTTGGACCGTTAAAAAAGAAAATATTTTATATAAATGTGGTTGGTCGCCATTTGAAGGAGTTAATTTTAAAGCACGTATTTCGCATACCTTTGTAAATGGCAAATTAGTGTATCAAAACGGAAAAGTTAAAGAAGTAGTAGCAGGTAAAAGATTGCTTTTTGATAGAGAGAAATAAATTGCGAATTATCAATTATGAATTATGAATTATCAATTATGAATAAAACAGTCTGGATAGTTAGCGTTATTTTATTGTTTTCATGCACAAGCAATCCTGTGTCAAAACCCAAAAATTTACTTGATGAAGACACCATGGTTGCTATCATGTATGATGTAGCCGTACTTCAAGCAGCATCAGCAAATGCACCAGACCAATTACACCAAAAAGGGATTGACGCCAAAAATTTTATTTATAAAAAATACAAAATTGATAGCGCTACCTATCATCAAAACAGCCGTTATTATGCAGGCGATGTAAAACACTACAAAAAAATGTATAAAAAAGTATTGGAACGTTTAGAGCAAACTCCAACTACAAAACAATGAATTACCGATGTTTTTCAGCTAATGCCGTTAGGTAGTGTTTCATTGGCAAAAAAGAAAACGAAAAAGTAGCTTGCAATTTCCCTGAATCCAAATAGCTTTTATCGTATAACGCTAAGGCTGTAGCATGTGTCAAGAGTCGTTTTTTGGCAAAAAAAGTTCCTAAAAACCAATCCACTTTCCATAGCAAACTCGTTAACCAAGGTTTTGCTTCTATAGTTGGCTTTTTAACCTGAAGCGCAGTAGCTAACGTATCAAAAAGTTCTTTGTAGGTCCAGTTTTCAGCTACCACAATAAAACGTTCGCCAGTACTATTGCTGTTCATTGCGGCCAACATACTTTTTACTACATCTTCCACCGCAACAATGCCTACAGTTCCTTGCGTATAAAAAGACATACCTTTTTTTATCTTAGAAAAAAATAAACTACTCCCCGAAGTATAAAACCCATCACCAAAAATAACTCCGGGATTGACTACCACTACGTTTAAACCTTCTTGTTGGCCTCGCCAAACTTCTAGTTCGGCACCATATTTCGTAATGGAGTAATCACTGTGAATGAGCTCCATATTTCGTTCAGTCTCCTCAGTAACACACCAGTTTGCAGTGTTGCCCGCGCCAAGCGTAGCAATAGAACTCACATGGCATAATTTTTCTACATCGTGAGCCAAACACAAATTTACCACATTTGCCGTGCCAATAATATTCGTTTGATACAACGCGCTTTCGTCTTTAGGGTCAAAAGAAATCAGTGCCGCACAATGATACACCTGCGTTACTCCTTGAAACGCTTCTTCTAGTTTAGGGATGTCTAAAATATCAGCTTCTACCCACTCTATTTTTTCAAAAGATGCCGTTAAGCCTTGCGTAGCAAACAAATTATAAACATGTTCTTTTTTAGCAGCATTGCGGTAAATGGCACGTACAGCTTTACCTTCTTTGGTCAACTCAAGAAGTAAATGAAACCCAACTAAACCCGTAGCGCCTGTAACTAAAATCATGTTGTAAAAGTACAGAAAAAATGCTAAATAATTTGTCAATGAATTAATTTGAAAATTTGGAAGTGTTTTTCCCATTACCCATTCCTCGTCACTTCGAGTAGCAAAGCGTATCGAGAAGCCAATCTAAAAGTAAAGAGTGAAAAGTTTAAATTACGATATAAAATTAACGAATTTTCAAATTTTCAAATTAATCCATTACCCTCCGTCACTTCGAGTAGCAAAGCGTATCGAGAAGCCATCACCCAAAACAACCACATCTTTATGCGTATTGTAAGTTTAGTACTAAAATATTAGGTTTGAAAAACAAATGAGTTAATCAAAAAAATGCGAATTTTTGATAGGTAATCGCAATTTTCGTATAGTAGTTATAAAATAAAGAAATTAGTTTTGAGCTATCTTAATAGATCAAGATACTCAAATTGTATAGAAAAAAGCGAAATAAAACGTTCGCCAATTATGCAAAAAGGTGATAGTAGTTTCGCATATATACAAGTTGGCGGTAATTTTATGAAAACCGAAATTTAAAAAATATAAATTATGATTGAAGAAGAAAATAATATTGAAAATTTAACAGAAGAAATAAACGATGATTATGTAAATGATGATTTATATAATATTAATTCTTGGGGTGCAGATTATTCATTTCGAGAATTAATCTCAATGTATGATGACGGTGATTTAGAAAAACCAGAATTACAAAGAAAATATGTTTGGGGTAAACCAGAAGCAAGTAGATTTATAGATTCTGTTCTTCTTGGGCTCCCAATTCCGAGTATATTTCTCGCAAAAACTCACGATAATAAGATGTTAATTATTGACGGTTACCAAAGGTTAATGACTATTTATGATTATATGAGAGGAATATGGTCAGGTGATAATAAAATATTTCGATTATCAAATATTCCTGAAAAAATAAATAATCGTTGGAGAAATAAAGCATTTACGGAGTTATCTGATACAGAACAAAGGAAAATTAAAACGACAACAATTCACGCAATAATTTTTGAACAGAAATCACCAATTGATGGTGACACAAGTTTGTATCAAATTTTTGAGAGAATTAATACAAGTGGAAGAACTTTAATGCCACAAGAAATTAGAAACTGTGTTTATCAGGGCAAATTTAACTCATTACTTTTTGAGTTAAACATTAATTTACAATGGAGACACTTATTTGGTAGTGAATTAGAAGACCCAAGAATGAGAGATTTAGAATTCATTTTAAGATATTTCAGTTTAAATACTGATTTTATAAGAAATTATCCAAAATCAAACATTTCGTTAAAAAAGTACTTAAATGAGTTTATGGGTAGCAAAATTAATAATACTGATGATGCAATAAGTCATTTTAGAAATGATTTTTCGCAAACAATTAACAGTGTTTACAATACTTTTGGAGATAATGCTTTTTATAATGTTCAATCTACAGATTTAACGACAATTAGAAAAAGATTTTATCCTACAATTTTTGATGCTATTATGATTTCTACATCAATTGCAATTAAACAAGGTGTTGATGTTTCAACTTCAAGTGAAAAAAGAAGATTAAATTTACTAAAAGACATAAATTTTAGAAAGTATATTTCTGAAGGAACTATGCAAACAGAACATATTAATGGAAGAATAAATCTTGCTTTAAACTATTTATACGATTTATAATATGAATAATTTAGTTGCAAAACAAAGCATTGACGATTGTAGTCTGGAAATGGAAGAGATTCAAAAAATTATTGATGTTTTTGGTCAATCACATTCTATTGTTCCATATTTAACAAATTATGCAATAGTAAAGTGTTGCGGAACTATAGAAAACACATTCAAAGCAATTTTATCTGACTTCCATAACACATTACCTATCCAAGCAAAAAATTACATAGAAACAACTTTTACAAACAGTTCTATGAATCCAAGTAAGGAAAACATCTGTAAAAGTTTAAAAAGATTTGATGAAAATTGGAATACTGAATTTAAACATAAACTTGATTTAGAGCCGAACAAATCGCAAATTGATAGTTCACTAAAATCATTAAATGATGCTAGAAATGAATTCGCACACGGAGGATATCCTAGAGTTTCATTTGGTAGTGTAAAAACATATTTTCACGATTCAAAAAAAATAATTGAAATAATAGACGATGTTGTTAAATAATAAAAACTGCTTACAACAGCAGTAATCGTTTAACAACACTTTCATTTTAAAGAATCAAAACATTAAAATAACAATCTTAAGGAAAAACAGAAAAGAATTATGAAAAAATACGCAATCTTAACTTATTGGGCAAAAGGTACGTCAAACGGAACAGCACCTGATGGTAATGGTCCAGCAAGATTAAACGAAGGTCTATATAATTCGTCGCATAAAATGAGTGACAATACTGTTGCAGATTTAATACGAAATGAAGAAGGGAAAGTTATTCAATTTATTTCTCAAGTTGATGCTCTAAATTATTGTATAAAGCTTGGTTGGAATTTGGAACAAACACTCTTTGAATCTCACGAAGGATTCAATTCAAGAGACCCATATAGTAGTTATATTTTTATTTTATCAAAACAAGAATAATTAAAAACGCCCACACTTTCATTACCAACAAAATCCCTTTGATTTGTGCGAAGTAACATTTCAAAAACTCAAATTTTAGCCCTATATTTGCATTTTAATGCATATACAAACTTACAATGAGCCACATTAAAATTGTTGATTTAGTAAACAACACTAAAACGTTGCAGGAAGTAACCGCTAAAGGGTGGGTGCGTACATTTAGAAATAACCAATTCATAGCGTTGAACGATGGTTCAACCATACAAAATATACAGTGTGTCGTAGATTTTGAAAACACACCAGAAGAAATTTTAAAACGCATCACTACAGGTGCCGCTGTTTGTGTAAAAGGGACGCTAGTAGAAAGTCAAGGTGCTGGGCAAAAAGTAGAAATACAAGTATCAAAAATTGAAATTCTAGGCGACTCAGATGCCGAGAAATTTCCGATGCAACCCAAACGTCATTCGCTGGAGTTTTTAAGAGAAAATGCCCATTTACGTGTGCGAACCAATACTTTTGCTGCTGTAATGCGTGTGCGTTCGGCATTATCATTTGCGGTGCATAGCTATTTTCAGCAAAAAGGTTTTTTCTATGTCAACACACCCATTATTACAGGTTCAGATGCAGAAGGAGCAGGCGAAATGTTTCAAGTAAGCGCCTTGCCTTTTGACAATACACCTCGTACCGAAGAGGGAAAAGTAAACTACAAAGAAGATTTTTTTGGCAAACAAACCAACTTAACCGTTTCAGGTCAGTTAGAAGCTGAAACCTATGCCATGGCATTGGGTCAGGTGTATACGTTTGGGCCGACATTTAGAGCGGAAAATTCAAACACCTCACGTCACTTAGCAGAATTTTGGATGATTGAGCCCGAAGTAGCTTTTAATGATTTAGACGCTAACATGGATTTGGCTGAAGATTTTATTAAGTATGTGGTTAACTATGCCGTGGATAATTGTACAGATGATTTGAAATTTTTAGAGGATAGATTAGCACAAGAAGAAAAACAAAAACCACAAGCCGAGCGTAGCGAAATAACCTTGCTTGAAAAATTAAATTTTATCTTAGAAAATAACTTTAAACGTGTTTCGTACACCGAAGCTATTGATATTCTTAAAAATAGCAAACCAAATAAAAACAAAAAATTCCAATACCTTATTGAGGAATGGGGTGCCGATTTACAAAGTGAGCACGAGCGTTTCTTAGTAGAAAAACATTTTAAATGTCCGGTAATTTTATTTGATTATCCAGCAAAAATAAAAGCATTTTATATGCGTTTAAATGAAGATGGAAAAACTGTACGTGCTATGGATATTTTATTCCCAGGCATCGGCGAAATCGTAGGAGGTTCACAAAGAGAAGAACGTTTAGACGTCTTGGTTGAAAAAATGAAGGCTCTAGGTATAGATGAAGAAGAATTATGGTGGTATTTAGACACAAGAAGATTTGGTTCGGCAGTTCACTCAGGTTTCGGATTAGGTTTTGAGCGTTTGGTATTGTTTGTTACAGGTATGACAAATATTAGAGACGTAATTCCATTCCCGAGAACACCACAAAACGCAGAATTCTAAAAAATAGTTGTTTCAAGTTTCAGGTTGTCTTTGTTAAGCAACTTGAAACCTGAAACAAAACAAAATTAGAATTTGAAAATTTAAAATTCAACTTAAAACCAGATAAAGGTAGAAGCTTGACTTTCGACTAGAAAAACTTTCGACTTTCGACTAGAAAAACTTGAAACAAAAATAATGTTAAAACACAGTTTACAGTTTAAATTATCTCAAAAATTATCTCCTCAACAAATACAGTTGATGAAGTTAATTCAATTGCCGCTACAAGCTTTTGAGCAACGCTTGCAAGAAGAGTTAGTTGAAAACCCAGCGCTTGAAGGCGGTATGGACGAGCAAGTAGATTCTTTTGATGAGTATGATAATACGGATGCTGATAACTATGACGACTATGATAACGACCATATCGATACAGGCGATATTAACATTGACGAGTATTTAAGCAATGATGAAACACCCGATTATAAATACCAAACCAATAATTATAGCGATGATGATGAAGATAAATCCTTACCCATTGCTGCGCAAATCAGTTTTCATCAAGATTTAGTAAACCAACTCAA containing:
- a CDS encoding uroporphyrinogen-III synthase; amino-acid sequence: MSNLKVKTILVSQPEPKVENSPYYELQNKLKVKVDFRPFIHVEGVSAKEVRAQKIDLNNFTAIIFTSKNSVDHFFRVAEEMRYKVPEDLKYFCQSEAIAFYLQKYVVYRKRKIYVGPKEFADLTPLIKKYKDEKFLLPNTDQLNADVPQTLDGLKVDWKQGIFYRTVMSDLSDLKDVYYDILAFFSPTGIKSLFKNFPDFKQNDTRIAVFGETTKKEALDHGLRIDIMAPAPGTPSMTGALEKYVAEVNKGK
- a CDS encoding DUF4271 domain-containing protein, giving the protein MNVVLLSERILISKDWATVLFILALVIIAANKTVFEVRFNEFIKIGVSDKYHKIYKDTSNLLNWFTVSMFVIQLISFSFFILLLLSYFGYSELSNYITFIQIITFLFVFILSKFLIEKIIGNTLNAEGFVDQFNLVKVNYRAFFGLLLLPVNIILYYNHTPLQVAFYIILAVFVIYNLITYYFLIKTYQKLILGKLFYFILYLCTLEIAPYYFMYYWITKK
- a CDS encoding polyprenol monophosphomannose synthase, translating into MSAGIVIIPTYNEIENIERIIHAVFQLPSTFHVLIVDDNSPDGTASKVKELQKQYTDKLFLEVREKKAGLGTAYVHGFKWALQHDYPFIYEMDADFSHNPTDLEKLYTTCQNGADLAIGSRYSQGVNVVNWPLSRVLLSYFASVYVRLITGMKIHDATAGFVCYKRQVLEVIDLNKIKFVGYAFQIEMKYRVFVKKFKIQEVPIIFTDRTLGESKMSGAIIREAVFGVLLLRIKNIFKSL
- a CDS encoding dihydroorotase codes for the protein MSTFLIKNAKIVNEGKTFEGDVLIEDELITQIDTSISAKPNYTVLDAEGSYLLPGAIDDQVHFREPGLTHKGTIASESRAAVAGGITSFIEQPNTVPNAVTQELLEDKYQIAATSSYANYSFMMGGTNDNLEEILKTNPRNVAGLKLFLGSSTGNMLVDDQETLEKIFSSTKLLIAVHCEDEGTIKANLAAYTAEFGEDIPVTKHHLIRSEEACYLSSSKAIELAKKTGARLHVFHLSTAKEMELFTNKIPLEEKQITAEVCIHHLWFTDEDYATKGNFIKWNPAVKTAKDKDALWKALLNDTIDVIATDHAPHTLEEKNQKYTKAPSGGPLVQHALVALFEAHYQGKISVEKIVEKFCHNPAKIFKIEKRGFIREGYYADLVLVQPQQPWTVKKENILYKCGWSPFEGVNFKARISHTFVNGKLVYQNGKVKEVVAGKRLLFDREK
- a CDS encoding DUF4296 domain-containing protein, producing the protein MNKTVWIVSVILLFSCTSNPVSKPKNLLDEDTMVAIMYDVAVLQAASANAPDQLHQKGIDAKNFIYKKYKIDSATYHQNSRYYAGDVKHYKKMYKKVLERLEQTPTTKQ
- a CDS encoding NAD-dependent epimerase/dehydratase family protein, which codes for MILVTGATGLVGFHLLLELTKEGKAVRAIYRNAAKKEHVYNLFATQGLTASFEKIEWVEADILDIPKLEEAFQGVTQVYHCAALISFDPKDESALYQTNIIGTANVVNLCLAHDVEKLCHVSSIATLGAGNTANWCVTEETERNMELIHSDYSITKYGAELEVWRGQQEGLNVVVVNPGVIFGDGFYTSGSSLFFSKIKKGMSFYTQGTVGIVAVEDVVKSMLAAMNSNSTGERFIVVAENWTYKELFDTLATALQVKKPTIEAKPWLTSLLWKVDWFLGTFFAKKRLLTHATALALYDKSYLDSGKLQATFSFSFLPMKHYLTALAEKHR
- a CDS encoding DUF262 domain-containing protein, with the translated sequence MIEEENNIENLTEEINDDYVNDDLYNINSWGADYSFRELISMYDDGDLEKPELQRKYVWGKPEASRFIDSVLLGLPIPSIFLAKTHDNKMLIIDGYQRLMTIYDYMRGIWSGDNKIFRLSNIPEKINNRWRNKAFTELSDTEQRKIKTTTIHAIIFEQKSPIDGDTSLYQIFERINTSGRTLMPQEIRNCVYQGKFNSLLFELNINLQWRHLFGSELEDPRMRDLEFILRYFSLNTDFIRNYPKSNISLKKYLNEFMGSKINNTDDAISHFRNDFSQTINSVYNTFGDNAFYNVQSTDLTTIRKRFYPTIFDAIMISTSIAIKQGVDVSTSSEKRRLNLLKDINFRKYISEGTMQTEHINGRINLALNYLYDL
- a CDS encoding HEPN domain-containing protein; the protein is MNNLVAKQSIDDCSLEMEEIQKIIDVFGQSHSIVPYLTNYAIVKCCGTIENTFKAILSDFHNTLPIQAKNYIETTFTNSSMNPSKENICKSLKRFDENWNTEFKHKLDLEPNKSQIDSSLKSLNDARNEFAHGGYPRVSFGSVKTYFHDSKKIIEIIDDVVK
- the asnS gene encoding asparagine--tRNA ligase, yielding MSHIKIVDLVNNTKTLQEVTAKGWVRTFRNNQFIALNDGSTIQNIQCVVDFENTPEEILKRITTGAAVCVKGTLVESQGAGQKVEIQVSKIEILGDSDAEKFPMQPKRHSLEFLRENAHLRVRTNTFAAVMRVRSALSFAVHSYFQQKGFFYVNTPIITGSDAEGAGEMFQVSALPFDNTPRTEEGKVNYKEDFFGKQTNLTVSGQLEAETYAMALGQVYTFGPTFRAENSNTSRHLAEFWMIEPEVAFNDLDANMDLAEDFIKYVVNYAVDNCTDDLKFLEDRLAQEEKQKPQAERSEITLLEKLNFILENNFKRVSYTEAIDILKNSKPNKNKKFQYLIEEWGADLQSEHERFLVEKHFKCPVILFDYPAKIKAFYMRLNEDGKTVRAMDILFPGIGEIVGGSQREERLDVLVEKMKALGIDEEELWWYLDTRRFGSAVHSGFGLGFERLVLFVTGMTNIRDVIPFPRTPQNAEF